A window from Nitrospira sp. ND1 encodes these proteins:
- the tolB gene encoding Tol-Pal system beta propeller repeat protein TolB: MIIGLMIALCVVVGAGLFGILDSRATDVFLEATRPDFQKIPIGVFGFQNGGGPEWLGGRIEEVLKADLQRSLVFSLVDLPAIGVKAREVSTTDKAIFKQAAENGVSVLVWGKSGQKNGSKESELLMDGFVYDSGSDEVVGGKRYVGSTSVVRLMAHRFADELVFRYTGEPGIARTKIVYVAEHGNARELFVMDYDGYEPKQITADGFLNLMPRWSPDRRFIVFTAYRSRNTQDIDILELATGKRWTLVSMAGLNITPALSPDGNFLAFASSQDGNSEIYKLDTRTKTPQRLTVNQGGDLSPTWSPTGREIAFTSDRGGAPQLFVMSADGSNVRRLTYEGDYNAAPAWSPRGNWIAYVCRTAQRLYKICILSPDGQKRVQVTTGPGIDDSPSWSPDGRHITFSSTVDGKSHIYMVDTDGKGLERITFGGTHNSSPSWSPAL; the protein is encoded by the coding sequence GTGATCATTGGTCTTATGATTGCTCTCTGTGTCGTGGTGGGAGCCGGGCTCTTCGGGATTCTGGATTCCCGCGCGACCGATGTGTTTCTGGAGGCAACCCGGCCGGACTTTCAAAAGATTCCCATTGGAGTATTCGGTTTTCAGAACGGCGGCGGTCCCGAATGGCTCGGGGGCCGTATCGAGGAAGTGCTGAAGGCGGACCTTCAGCGGTCTCTGGTCTTTTCGTTGGTGGATCTACCTGCCATCGGGGTGAAGGCGCGCGAAGTGTCGACCACCGACAAGGCGATCTTTAAGCAGGCGGCAGAGAACGGCGTCTCCGTGCTGGTCTGGGGGAAGTCGGGCCAGAAGAACGGCAGCAAAGAGAGTGAGCTGTTGATGGACGGCTTCGTCTACGACAGCGGCAGCGATGAGGTCGTCGGTGGAAAGCGTTATGTGGGTTCGACCTCGGTCGTGCGGTTGATGGCGCACCGGTTTGCCGATGAATTGGTGTTTCGTTATACCGGAGAGCCGGGCATCGCCAGGACCAAAATTGTATATGTCGCGGAGCATGGCAATGCCCGTGAATTGTTCGTGATGGACTACGATGGATATGAGCCCAAGCAGATTACGGCGGACGGCTTTCTGAATCTGATGCCGCGCTGGTCGCCCGATCGCCGGTTCATTGTGTTCACAGCCTATCGGAGCCGGAATACCCAGGACATCGATATCCTGGAACTGGCGACCGGCAAACGGTGGACGCTAGTCTCAATGGCGGGGCTGAACATTACGCCTGCCTTGTCGCCAGACGGGAATTTTCTGGCGTTTGCCAGCAGTCAGGACGGCAATTCCGAGATTTATAAACTCGACACCCGTACCAAGACTCCGCAGCGGCTGACGGTGAATCAGGGGGGCGATCTCTCGCCGACCTGGTCGCCCACCGGCCGCGAGATTGCGTTTACCTCGGACCGCGGAGGTGCTCCTCAACTTTTTGTCATGAGCGCAGACGGGTCCAACGTTCGTCGCCTGACCTACGAAGGCGACTACAATGCCGCTCCGGCCTGGTCGCCGCGCGGCAACTGGATTGCGTATGTCTGCCGGACCGCTCAGCGGTTGTATAAGATCTGTATCCTATCCCCCGACGGACAGAAGCGGGTTCAGGTCACGACGGGGCCCGGGATCGATGACTCGCCGTCCTGGTCTCCCGACGGCCGGCATATCACGTTCAGTTCGACCGTCGACGGAAAAAGCCACATCTATATGGTGGATACGGACGGAAAAGGGTTGGAACGCATCACGTTCGGTGGCACGCACAATAGTTCGCCGTCCTGGTCCCCGGCGCTGTAG
- the mtnP gene encoding S-methyl-5'-thioadenosine phosphorylase, which translates to MTESKKAGQAAIGIIGGSGLYDIEGLARVREVRVRTPFGAPSDAIRVGVLGGIRVAFLSRHGRGHRLSPSSINYRANIYALKSLGVTQVISLSAVGSMKESIRPGDVVLPDQFIDLTKRRVSTFFDEGIVAHVGFGEPVCSSVADVLEQAGRAVGARLQRGGTYVCMEGPQFSTKAESRLYRQWGVDVIGMTNMPEAKLAREAELCYATVALATDYDCWHDTEEAVTVEAILATLHKNVALAKQLLKAALPKLAPDRTCVCHQALRTAIVTAPDCISATAKRRLNLLIAPSVRTRKGKR; encoded by the coding sequence ATGACTGAATCAAAGAAGGCCGGGCAGGCCGCAATCGGTATTATCGGTGGCAGTGGGTTGTACGACATTGAAGGACTGGCGCGGGTTCGGGAAGTGCGCGTTCGAACCCCGTTCGGTGCGCCGTCAGATGCCATTCGTGTCGGGGTGTTGGGTGGCATCCGTGTTGCGTTTCTCTCCCGACATGGGCGGGGGCACCGGCTCAGTCCCAGCAGCATCAACTATCGCGCCAATATCTATGCATTGAAATCGCTCGGGGTGACGCAAGTGATTTCGCTCAGCGCCGTCGGCAGCATGAAGGAATCCATCCGTCCCGGTGACGTCGTGCTGCCGGATCAGTTCATCGATCTGACGAAACGCAGAGTGTCGACGTTTTTCGACGAGGGCATTGTGGCGCATGTCGGGTTCGGGGAGCCGGTCTGTTCGTCGGTGGCGGATGTGTTGGAGCAGGCAGGGCGAGCGGTGGGGGCGCGGCTTCAACGCGGTGGTACCTACGTGTGTATGGAAGGACCCCAGTTTTCTACGAAGGCGGAGTCCCGGTTGTATCGCCAGTGGGGGGTAGATGTTATCGGTATGACCAACATGCCGGAAGCCAAACTTGCCCGTGAAGCGGAGCTCTGTTACGCGACCGTTGCGCTCGCGACGGACTACGACTGCTGGCATGACACCGAAGAGGCCGTCACGGTCGAGGCCATTCTGGCCACGCTGCATAAGAATGTCGCTCTGGCTAAACAACTGTTGAAGGCGGCGCTGCCCAAGTTGGCGCCGGACCGGACTTGTGTCTGTCATCAGGCGCTTCGGACCGCCATCGTGACCGCGCCGGATTGCATCTCTGCCACGGCGAAGCGACGGCTCAATTTATTGATTGCTCCCTCTGTGCGGACGCGGAAAGGAAAACGGTGA
- the ybgF gene encoding tol-pal system protein YbgF, whose amino-acid sequence MKLRFVEALQVGAGLTCGLVLAGCAKHADFLEIRDQVSIIARTQDQEQKRFEAMQRRLESLERVREPEGGKLRLDDALARLQKLEGRLAKIEETQLAQAASIRSDLALAEANRQARVSKPSGPIEPATIMPGVPSITPTSAFNLAYNDYLNGKFDLAVTGFQRFIKDFPSTSLTPNAHYWLGESYYGQKDYIRAMQSFEHVVNEYAGNEKVPAALFKLGLSAAETGDTAKSRKYLKRVIEEYSTSDEAKLAKAKMAEIR is encoded by the coding sequence ATGAAGCTCCGATTCGTGGAGGCATTGCAGGTAGGGGCGGGGCTGACCTGCGGACTGGTGTTGGCAGGGTGTGCGAAGCACGCCGATTTCCTGGAGATCCGGGATCAGGTCTCGATCATCGCCCGGACGCAGGATCAGGAACAGAAGCGATTCGAGGCGATGCAGCGCCGACTGGAGTCGCTCGAACGCGTTCGGGAGCCGGAGGGCGGAAAGCTGCGGCTCGACGATGCGTTGGCCCGCCTTCAGAAGCTCGAGGGACGTCTGGCCAAGATTGAAGAAACTCAACTGGCCCAAGCCGCCTCCATTCGGTCGGACCTCGCGCTTGCCGAAGCCAATCGTCAGGCGCGTGTCTCGAAGCCGTCCGGGCCCATTGAGCCGGCGACCATCATGCCCGGAGTGCCGTCGATTACGCCGACCTCGGCCTTCAATCTCGCCTATAACGACTACCTCAACGGCAAGTTCGATCTTGCCGTGACCGGGTTTCAGCGGTTCATCAAGGATTTTCCCTCGACCTCGCTGACGCCGAACGCGCACTATTGGCTCGGAGAATCGTACTACGGCCAGAAGGATTATATTCGGGCGATGCAGTCGTTCGAGCACGTCGTGAACGAGTATGCGGGCAATGAAAAGGTTCCCGCCGCGCTCTTCAAGCTGGGCTTGTCGGCCGCCGAAACCGGCGATACCGCAAAATCGCGCAAGTATCTGAAGCGGGTCATCGAGGAATATTCGACGTCCGATGAAGCCAAGCTCGCGAAAGCGAAGATGGCCGAAATTCGATGA
- a CDS encoding OmpA family protein — MRIPVATMGLTLTVGMLLVMQGGCSKKSIQSGGDAQSTERGMAKSGGPAPAPLASTGGMDAPSATFPDLSLSSKPDDLETGGLRGFDSVSGGKAPSEERLGGGGTMLAKVEPSESTARQIEDIRREQAKEQAASAEAGLRDVFFGYDSWTITEEGRQSLTQDAQWIKANAGALVKIEGHCDERGTLAYNLVLGEKRAKAVRNYLVELGVGANRLAVVSYGKERPFCNERSESCYQQNRRGHVVVRSK; from the coding sequence ATGAGGATACCGGTAGCGACAATGGGCCTGACACTGACAGTCGGGATGCTGTTGGTCATGCAGGGTGGGTGCTCGAAGAAGTCTATTCAGTCGGGTGGTGACGCGCAGTCAACGGAGCGTGGTATGGCCAAGTCGGGCGGGCCTGCTCCGGCTCCACTCGCGTCAACCGGGGGGATGGATGCTCCCAGTGCGACATTCCCGGACTTGTCTCTCTCCAGCAAGCCGGATGATTTGGAGACCGGCGGATTGCGTGGGTTTGATTCGGTGTCGGGTGGAAAAGCGCCGTCCGAAGAACGCCTGGGCGGCGGGGGCACGATGTTGGCCAAGGTCGAGCCGTCGGAGAGCACGGCGCGCCAGATCGAGGACATTCGTCGCGAGCAAGCCAAGGAACAAGCGGCATCCGCAGAAGCCGGATTGCGCGACGTGTTCTTTGGTTATGACAGCTGGACCATCACCGAAGAGGGACGGCAATCCTTGACGCAGGATGCGCAGTGGATCAAGGCGAATGCAGGTGCACTCGTGAAGATCGAAGGCCATTGCGACGAACGCGGCACGCTGGCCTACAATCTGGTGTTGGGCGAAAAGCGCGCCAAGGCCGTGCGGAACTATCTGGTCGAGCTTGGTGTGGGCGCCAACCGGTTGGCAGTGGTGTCCTACGGCAAGGAACGGCCATTCTGCAACGAACGGAGCGAAAGCTGCTATCAACAGAACCGTCGCGGTCACGTGGTCGTGCGGTCGAAATAA
- a CDS encoding MotA/TolQ/ExbB proton channel family protein produces the protein MFQSGVMGLVGSLGAVSKIVLLLLFVASILSWGVIFYKWRTFKAADREDQRFFSAFTKIRDLDELYRQSKRADGSPSARVFQGIMDRVLTVSGDGTVSASQPASASKDPVAAIDHQYMDKTVAYLVQNQVSHLESYLPVLATTGNITPFIGLLGTVLGIIDSFREIGTQGTASIAAVAPGVSEALVATAAGLFTAIPAVIFYNYYLTRIRKTVFRIESFTVEAMRSLQTRMKQAAVGGQL, from the coding sequence ATGTTCCAATCAGGCGTAATGGGGTTGGTGGGCTCACTGGGGGCGGTCTCGAAAATCGTTCTTCTACTGCTCTTTGTCGCTTCGATTCTCTCCTGGGGTGTGATTTTCTACAAATGGCGGACTTTCAAAGCGGCGGATCGCGAGGATCAGCGGTTCTTCAGCGCGTTTACGAAGATTCGCGATCTCGATGAACTGTATCGCCAATCCAAGCGGGCCGACGGCAGCCCGAGCGCGCGTGTATTTCAGGGCATTATGGATCGCGTCCTGACGGTGTCCGGGGATGGCACAGTGAGTGCGTCTCAACCGGCCAGTGCCTCGAAGGATCCGGTGGCTGCGATCGATCATCAATATATGGACAAGACCGTGGCCTATCTGGTGCAGAACCAAGTCTCGCATTTGGAATCGTACCTGCCCGTGCTGGCCACGACGGGGAACATTACCCCCTTCATCGGATTGCTGGGGACGGTGTTGGGTATCATCGACTCGTTTCGTGAGATCGGGACTCAGGGAACTGCGAGCATCGCGGCTGTGGCTCCCGGCGTGTCTGAAGCGTTGGTGGCGACCGCGGCCGGATTGTTTACCGCTATTCCTGCCGTGATCTTCTACAACTATTATCTGACCCGCATTCGTAAGACCGTGTTCCGGATCGAATCGTTCACAGTGGAGGCGATGCGTTCATTGCAGACCCGGATGAAGCAGGCCGCAGTTGGGGGGCAGTTGTGA
- the ybgF gene encoding tol-pal system protein YbgF — MDSGWPDRSEMVTNPSFGRLGAVGGKAAPARLGVLVLVASGLTLLSGCVAQQADLKQTERELQRRIKQTTEEQAQTRARQNQEIVSLREQEIPKLSGDVGEAIHRTKALDARLDDLMAKLASQDSKLSQRMSEGEKRSAEESKRLGWVEKQLVDQDALLKGERDRNRAELASVTARLDQVTAHMDAIQKNVLDAMQKTTTVLAQKVDSRLDDQQKVLHGLETRSQNVAQLDSQNKVLADQVSRLNQALVDFKQALGNLGERVVQQDQAVKHLAASLDQDTVALNKRTDALAGKIEADNKVTAEHLNEVNRSVASVAKALENAGGKFVSREDDHERRIDETTRELGHVQAQIQTLDKNLENQHAFLKQVEQHLSALRVSASQRAEQAPAVAEVAPLAQSQAMPSPEAVSPPTSSPVPSSGSMSRSENRSAALMADRESYERTLTRFKDGDLDGARQGFAEFLLQHPHSDLAPNARFWLGESYYGKKDFSRAIDAYDQVQLNHPASEKVPAALLKKGYAYLALKDRKKAASALKQVIDLYPKSPEANKAMDKLNQLKELH, encoded by the coding sequence ATGGACAGTGGATGGCCAGATCGAAGTGAAATGGTAACGAACCCATCATTCGGGCGCCTCGGAGCGGTCGGCGGCAAAGCTGCGCCGGCCCGACTCGGTGTGCTCGTGCTGGTCGCGTCTGGGTTGACCTTGTTGTCGGGATGTGTGGCGCAGCAGGCTGACCTGAAACAGACGGAGCGTGAACTGCAGCGTCGTATCAAGCAGACGACGGAGGAGCAGGCTCAGACAAGGGCGCGTCAAAACCAGGAAATCGTCTCACTACGTGAGCAGGAAATTCCTAAGTTGAGTGGCGATGTGGGGGAGGCCATTCACCGCACGAAGGCCCTGGACGCGCGGCTGGATGACTTGATGGCGAAATTGGCCTCTCAGGATTCGAAGCTCAGTCAGCGAATGAGCGAGGGGGAGAAACGCTCCGCTGAAGAAAGCAAGCGATTGGGTTGGGTCGAAAAGCAGCTGGTCGATCAGGATGCCTTGCTCAAAGGCGAGCGGGACCGGAATCGGGCGGAACTCGCGTCGGTGACGGCTCGTTTGGATCAAGTCACCGCTCACATGGACGCCATTCAGAAAAACGTTCTGGATGCCATGCAGAAGACCACGACGGTGCTCGCGCAAAAAGTCGATTCGCGCCTGGACGATCAGCAAAAGGTCTTGCACGGTCTCGAAACGCGGTCCCAGAATGTGGCGCAGCTCGATTCACAGAACAAGGTGTTGGCCGACCAGGTTTCCAGGCTCAACCAGGCATTGGTGGATTTCAAGCAGGCGTTGGGTAACTTGGGAGAACGCGTCGTTCAGCAGGACCAGGCGGTGAAGCATCTGGCCGCGTCGCTGGACCAGGACACCGTGGCGTTGAATAAACGGACGGATGCATTGGCTGGAAAAATCGAGGCGGACAACAAGGTGACGGCGGAACACTTGAACGAAGTGAACCGGAGCGTGGCCTCGGTGGCGAAGGCGTTGGAAAATGCCGGCGGTAAATTCGTATCCCGCGAAGATGACCATGAGCGCCGTATCGATGAGACGACGCGCGAACTGGGTCATGTGCAGGCGCAAATCCAGACCCTGGACAAAAACTTGGAGAATCAACACGCGTTCTTGAAGCAGGTCGAGCAGCATCTGTCGGCTTTGCGCGTCAGCGCGTCGCAGCGGGCCGAGCAGGCGCCGGCCGTCGCGGAAGTGGCGCCGCTTGCACAGTCGCAGGCCATGCCGTCGCCGGAAGCCGTCTCGCCGCCAACCTCGTCTCCTGTCCCGTCAAGCGGGTCGATGTCTCGCTCGGAAAATCGTAGCGCAGCCCTGATGGCGGATCGCGAGTCGTACGAGCGGACGTTGACCCGGTTTAAGGACGGCGATTTGGACGGGGCGCGCCAGGGCTTCGCGGAATTTCTCCTGCAACATCCCCACTCGGACCTGGCTCCCAATGCGCGGTTCTGGCTGGGCGAGTCCTATTACGGGAAGAAAGATTTCTCGCGCGCCATCGATGCCTACGATCAAGTGCAGTTGAACCATCCCGCCAGCGAAAAAGTGCCGGCTGCCCTCTTGAAGAAGGGCTATGCTTATCTCGCGCTCAAAGATCGAAAGAAAGCCGCCTCGGCGCTCAAGCAGGTCATCGACCTGTATCCAAAATCTCCGGAAGCCAATAAGGCGATGGACAAACTGAATCAACTAAAGGAGTTGCACTAA
- a CDS encoding biopolymer transporter ExbD, producing MTSETRHRRFMAEINVIPLVDVVLVLLVIFMVTAPMLYRGMDINLPKSASNTIKPEARAVLSIERDQRLYLDKDAVSVVQLERKLRALKDQSPDVSLYLRADRDVPYGIVVQVMDSVKKAGIEKLGMVTEPTGAERVSESVATPAQPRKR from the coding sequence GTGACGTCGGAGACCAGACACCGGCGCTTCATGGCGGAGATCAACGTGATCCCGCTGGTGGACGTGGTGTTGGTGTTGCTCGTGATTTTCATGGTGACCGCCCCCATGTTGTATCGCGGGATGGATATCAATCTTCCCAAGTCCGCCAGCAATACGATTAAGCCTGAAGCGAGAGCGGTTTTGTCCATTGAGCGCGATCAGCGTTTGTATTTGGATAAGGACGCGGTGAGTGTCGTGCAACTCGAGCGGAAGCTTCGGGCCTTGAAAGATCAAAGCCCCGATGTCTCGCTCTATCTCCGCGCCGATCGGGACGTGCCTTACGGGATCGTGGTGCAGGTGATGGACAGTGTGAAGAAAGCCGGGATTGAGAAGCTTGGTATGGTGACGGAGCCTACAGGTGCCGAACGCGTGAGTGAGTCGGTCGCGACCCCCGCGCAGCCACGCAAAAGGTAG
- the mutL gene encoding DNA mismatch repair endonuclease MutL yields MDIASSVGKIQVLPSDVIGRIAAGEVVERPAAVVKELVENSLDAGSSTITVEVKDGGLGLIRVTDDGEGMSRRDASLAFERHATSKLQSDQQLGTICTMGFRGEALPSIAAVSKVRLTTLSRQEQVGTQLWLTAGTITRVEDAAAIPGTSIEVSELFYNTPARRKFLKSTTTEFSHISHVVQQAALASPQVHVRLIHNGYEVFALPAVSSPRDRVLQVYRAAFGDRALAVDVQQNGLSLRGFIIDPVRARAGRTPQELFVNRRPIKNSTVQHAVVDGYSSFLAKGHAPLFVLFLDVEPQRVDVNVHPTKREVRFADNEQIHQLVRSAVRHTLGRAHIESSMAGAAHAHPDGNGVSNVAIPVEETGVEPAALSYPSFAPLNVPVPPTPSAESQTSFVGEGGTPYQSGEAVDIVPLGQMHRTYVIAQVGDELQVIDQHTAHERVLFERLLRAWQGKSLPSQPLLLPEPLELPVQQALILQRHLAELERLGLFIEPFGPSSFLIRSLPVMLGHPDLAALVQDLIDDLEQWDSISSLETKVKPILASLACHGAVRAGRAMALPEIRQLAQDWVAEGSIMTCPHGRRVAFRLSGDELARLFDRA; encoded by the coding sequence ATGGACATAGCGAGTAGTGTGGGAAAGATTCAGGTTCTGCCGAGCGATGTCATCGGCCGCATTGCGGCAGGGGAGGTGGTCGAGCGTCCGGCTGCGGTCGTAAAAGAGCTCGTTGAAAACAGCCTGGACGCCGGCAGCAGCACGATCACCGTCGAGGTCAAAGACGGAGGCCTCGGGCTGATTCGTGTCACCGACGACGGCGAGGGCATGTCTCGACGTGATGCTTCTCTCGCTTTTGAGCGGCACGCCACCAGTAAATTGCAGTCGGATCAGCAGCTCGGCACCATTTGCACCATGGGCTTTCGCGGGGAGGCGTTGCCCAGCATCGCAGCCGTATCGAAAGTCCGGCTCACGACGTTGTCTCGCCAGGAACAGGTGGGCACGCAGCTCTGGCTCACGGCGGGGACCATCACGCGGGTCGAAGATGCCGCGGCGATTCCCGGGACATCCATCGAGGTTTCGGAGCTCTTCTACAATACGCCCGCCCGCAGGAAATTTCTCAAATCGACCACGACAGAGTTCTCCCATATCAGCCATGTGGTGCAGCAGGCCGCGTTAGCGTCGCCGCAGGTACACGTGCGGTTGATTCATAACGGCTATGAGGTCTTCGCACTGCCGGCCGTGTCCTCGCCTCGCGATCGTGTGCTGCAGGTGTATCGCGCCGCATTCGGTGACCGGGCGCTGGCCGTCGATGTTCAGCAGAACGGTTTGTCCCTGAGGGGCTTCATCATCGATCCGGTGCGGGCGCGCGCCGGGCGGACGCCGCAAGAACTCTTCGTCAATCGCAGGCCGATCAAAAACAGCACCGTGCAACATGCGGTTGTGGATGGCTACAGTTCGTTTCTCGCGAAGGGCCATGCTCCGCTGTTTGTGCTCTTTCTTGATGTCGAGCCCCAGCGGGTCGATGTCAACGTGCATCCGACTAAACGAGAGGTCCGGTTTGCCGATAACGAGCAGATCCACCAGCTGGTTCGTTCTGCTGTGCGCCATACCCTTGGTCGCGCCCACATCGAATCGTCGATGGCTGGGGCCGCTCACGCGCATCCGGACGGGAACGGGGTATCGAATGTCGCGATTCCCGTCGAGGAAACTGGCGTCGAGCCGGCAGCCCTGTCGTATCCATCATTCGCACCCCTGAACGTGCCTGTTCCGCCGACTCCCTCAGCTGAGAGCCAAACCTCATTTGTCGGGGAGGGGGGCACTCCTTATCAATCGGGTGAGGCCGTGGATATTGTTCCCCTCGGCCAGATGCACCGCACCTATGTGATTGCGCAAGTGGGCGATGAACTCCAGGTGATCGATCAACATACGGCCCACGAGCGAGTCTTGTTTGAGCGACTGTTGCGAGCCTGGCAGGGCAAGAGCTTGCCGTCCCAGCCGCTGCTGTTGCCGGAACCGTTGGAGTTGCCTGTTCAACAAGCTCTCATCCTTCAGCGCCATCTGGCGGAACTGGAACGACTCGGGTTGTTCATTGAACCATTCGGGCCCTCCTCCTTCTTAATCCGCAGCCTGCCGGTGATGTTGGGCCATCCTGACCTGGCCGCGCTGGTTCAAGATCTGATTGACGATCTTGAGCAGTGGGATTCGATTTCCTCGCTGGAAACGAAGGTGAAGCCCATTCTTGCATCACTGGCTTGCCACGGGGCTGTTCGGGCGGGCCGGGCGATGGCGCTTCCCGAGATCAGGCAACTGGCGCAGGATTGGGTGGCCGAGGGGTCGATCATGACCTGTCCGCACGGCCGCCGTGTGGCCTTCCGTCTCTCGGGGGACGAACTGGCTCGCCTGTTCGATCGTGCATAG
- a CDS encoding energy transducer TonB, which yields MTFQALPRHTALFLIGDVGEAGSRRLRKTVVVSLVLHLCLLSVIMGAKFFKKTERPLSAVEVSLVTLPPVEAKPEPKVEKAVPHPTPKPVQSAPMPVPPKTVQTPTPPPIPPPVQAAPVAKSAPPAPAPAPAPRLQAPVLAAPQPVPQAAKSPSSAPVTNRADVLRDVMKDIELPPNAPQYGDLAPMKPAEVKKSAQPKVGGPERSDLDAMLKKLNVPEMAAAQTAPPQEPPKSAVTPTKRASLSEEMNNDLDRELQDLKKLPSLSPVKATEPVREVKPMFREPQPVASAPPVTASVPRSKPETRLRVAGMPGSNQYLARVQARISSFWTAPPVDISGKVLTVTVRFRLERDGRVGSVIIEQSSGNDYYDMAAQRAVQSAIPLPPFPPDLTDSYFDAHFTFAVGEAAG from the coding sequence ATGACGTTCCAAGCCCTGCCAAGACATACCGCGCTCTTTCTGATCGGGGATGTGGGTGAAGCCGGAAGCCGCCGTCTTCGCAAGACGGTTGTGGTGTCCCTGGTGCTCCACCTCTGCCTCCTATCCGTGATTATGGGTGCCAAGTTCTTTAAGAAAACAGAACGTCCGCTCTCGGCGGTGGAAGTCTCGCTGGTCACGTTGCCGCCTGTGGAAGCGAAGCCCGAGCCGAAGGTTGAGAAGGCGGTTCCCCATCCCACACCCAAGCCGGTGCAATCTGCTCCGATGCCCGTGCCTCCCAAGACGGTGCAGACCCCAACACCGCCTCCGATTCCGCCTCCGGTCCAGGCCGCTCCGGTGGCCAAGTCGGCGCCACCAGCTCCGGCACCGGCTCCTGCGCCTCGTTTGCAGGCTCCTGTGCTGGCGGCGCCACAGCCCGTTCCGCAGGCTGCGAAGTCGCCTTCTTCCGCCCCCGTGACCAACCGGGCGGATGTGCTTCGGGATGTGATGAAAGATATCGAGTTGCCGCCGAATGCGCCCCAGTATGGCGATCTGGCCCCGATGAAACCGGCGGAGGTGAAAAAGTCTGCTCAGCCGAAAGTGGGTGGACCTGAGCGATCAGACCTGGATGCGATGCTGAAGAAATTGAACGTGCCTGAGATGGCCGCCGCCCAAACCGCGCCTCCGCAGGAACCTCCCAAGTCGGCTGTCACTCCCACGAAGCGCGCCTCTCTCTCTGAAGAGATGAATAACGACCTTGATCGCGAGCTGCAGGATTTGAAGAAACTGCCATCCCTTTCGCCGGTCAAAGCGACTGAGCCGGTGCGGGAGGTGAAGCCGATGTTCCGCGAACCGCAGCCGGTTGCGAGTGCTCCGCCGGTGACGGCCAGTGTCCCCCGTAGCAAGCCTGAAACCCGGTTGCGCGTGGCAGGGATGCCGGGATCGAATCAATACCTGGCCCGTGTGCAGGCCAGGATCAGCAGTTTCTGGACGGCACCGCCGGTCGATATTTCGGGCAAGGTCCTGACCGTCACCGTGCGGTTCCGCTTGGAGCGCGATGGCCGGGTGGGGTCGGTCATCATCGAACAGTCGTCCGGCAACGATTACTATGATATGGCTGCGCAACGGGCCGTGCAGAGCGCGATTCCGTTGCCACCCTTTCCGCCGGATTTGACGGATTCTTATTTTGATGCCCACTTTACTTTTGCCGTAGGCGAGGCTGCAGGATGA
- the miaA gene encoding tRNA (adenosine(37)-N6)-dimethylallyltransferase MiaA, whose amino-acid sequence MVRLSESQRASRPLVLLVGPTAVGKSEIGLRLAHALDTDVLTADSRQVYRGMDIATDKPTPEQRQGVPHRLIDVVDPDEPFNAGQYRRLALQEIQRLYGAGRLPLIVGGTGLYVRTLIHGLCDAPRADQAYRESLLQEARAQGGYFLHGELTRVDPESAARLHPHDEVKIVRALEVHHLSGQRLSDMQRQHRFAEQEFSVLLIGLNRDRAQLYRRIDDRVESMFARGVVEETERLLADGYGRELGAMKGLGYQQVAGYLAGEYDRAEALRLLKRDTRHFAKRQLTWFRKEPGLRWCELTEQDRSEDVAGRLLEMIRSFVQDLAPRRPEEMPNPSLTMEQESTA is encoded by the coding sequence ATGGTGCGACTGTCGGAATCGCAGCGAGCGTCGCGGCCCCTGGTGCTGCTGGTCGGGCCGACGGCGGTGGGAAAGAGCGAGATCGGCCTTCGGCTAGCGCATGCGCTGGATACGGATGTGCTGACGGCAGATTCGCGCCAGGTCTATCGCGGGATGGACATTGCGACCGACAAGCCGACGCCGGAGCAACGACAGGGCGTGCCGCACCGCCTCATCGATGTAGTCGATCCCGACGAGCCGTTTAACGCCGGGCAGTATCGCCGGCTGGCGCTGCAGGAGATTCAGCGGCTGTATGGAGCCGGCCGGTTGCCGTTGATCGTCGGTGGCACAGGACTGTACGTTCGGACGCTGATTCATGGATTGTGTGATGCCCCGCGCGCAGATCAGGCCTATCGAGAATCGTTGTTGCAGGAGGCCCGCGCGCAGGGCGGCTATTTTTTGCACGGTGAATTGACGCGTGTCGATCCCGAATCGGCCGCGCGGCTCCATCCCCACGACGAAGTCAAAATCGTGCGGGCGCTTGAAGTCCATCATCTGTCGGGACAACGCCTGTCGGATATGCAGCGGCAGCATCGTTTCGCCGAGCAGGAGTTTTCGGTGCTCCTCATCGGTCTGAATCGGGATCGCGCGCAGCTCTACCGCCGAATCGACGACCGGGTCGAGTCGATGTTTGCGCGAGGCGTGGTGGAGGAAACCGAACGACTGCTGGCCGACGGGTATGGGCGGGAGTTGGGTGCGATGAAGGGGCTGGGGTATCAGCAGGTTGCCGGCTATCTGGCCGGCGAATACGACCGGGCTGAGGCGCTCCGCCTGTTGAAGCGTGATACCAGACATTTCGCCAAGCGTCAGTTGACATGGTTTCGGAAGGAGCCCGGCTTGCGCTGGTGTGAGCTCACTGAGCAGGATCGTTCGGAGGATGTAGCCGGGCGTCTGCTTGAGATGATTCGTTCGTTTGTCCAGGATCTAGCACCTCGACGGCCGGAGGAAATGCCGAATCCGTCGCTTACCATGGAACAGGAATCGACCGCATGA